One Streptococcus gallolyticus subsp. gallolyticus DSM 16831 DNA window includes the following coding sequences:
- a CDS encoding MFS transporter: MKKFRSSFFLLSEAAGIVASSVYGLTLSFIVQRYVDSQFLNSLVSNISVTLSMLMAFFTGYIVDKKSPWKLILLSDLVLIPLFIIPIFLFEVSIPLFLISIVIIDMISIVVSELDEISRPVYLSLITTKEKSVSVLQSINIVDSAFAIVGYLFVFLTISFLKINTYFIIVSICYLFSAIFIFHLPKETKEKQPLSETQESFILALRELLQVIVRLKQVGLYLANLLFMVKNQIVMSLLIFRIGQIDKGFTHIHIIGIGILLSVAGGAVLNKILYLAKVSVRKVLSMLLIACSGYFTYLVGHAQTVEHFLLFGLAIGAIFGTGLPCFGLLSAERMLVTPDNHQRKSLSLLRTSSVVLTLSLTACFAIVEKLCHLTTIFFDGSAVLAIILVLLFFALPFTELNSVRKNSNK, encoded by the coding sequence ATGAAAAAATTTAGGTCATCGTTTTTTCTATTATCTGAAGCTGCTGGGATTGTAGCTAGTAGCGTTTATGGGTTAACGCTATCATTTATTGTTCAGCGTTATGTTGATAGTCAATTTTTAAATAGTTTAGTTAGCAATATCAGCGTGACATTAAGCATGCTTATGGCATTTTTTACAGGTTATATTGTTGATAAGAAATCGCCGTGGAAGTTGATTTTGTTATCAGACTTGGTTTTGATACCGCTATTTATCATTCCTATTTTTCTTTTTGAAGTTTCAATTCCGTTATTTCTGATTTCAATAGTCATTATTGACATGATTTCGATAGTTGTTTCGGAGTTAGATGAGATTTCAAGACCTGTTTATCTCAGCCTTATCACAACTAAAGAAAAATCCGTTTCGGTTTTACAGAGCATTAATATTGTTGATTCAGCCTTTGCTATTGTTGGCTATCTTTTTGTCTTTTTGACAATTTCTTTTCTCAAAATTAACACTTATTTTATTATCGTTAGCATTTGTTACCTTTTTAGTGCTATATTTATTTTTCATTTGCCAAAGGAAACAAAGGAAAAACAGCCTCTTTCTGAAACACAAGAAAGCTTTATTTTGGCCTTAAGAGAATTATTGCAAGTGATTGTAAGGCTAAAACAAGTAGGTCTTTACCTTGCCAATCTTCTCTTCATGGTGAAAAATCAGATTGTCATGAGCCTTTTGATTTTTAGAATTGGACAGATTGATAAGGGATTTACTCATATTCATATCATTGGTATCGGAATTCTGCTTAGTGTAGCAGGTGGTGCGGTGCTTAATAAGATTCTTTATTTAGCTAAGGTATCGGTAAGAAAAGTTCTTTCAATGCTCTTAATTGCTTGTAGTGGGTATTTTACCTATCTTGTTGGTCATGCACAAACTGTTGAGCATTTCCTATTGTTTGGTTTAGCGATAGGAGCTATTTTTGGAACAGGTTTACCGTGTTTTGGGTTGCTTTCAGCAGAAAGAATGCTTGTTACTCCAGATAATCATCAAAGAAAATCATTATCGTTGTTACGGACAAGTTCGGTTGTTTTAACACTTAGTCTAACAGCTTGCTTTGCTATTGTTGAAAAGCTCTGCCATTTGACAACAATCTTTTTTGACGGTAGTGCTGTTTTAGCAATAATATTGGTTTTGCTATTTTTTGCCCTACCATTTACGGAATTAAATAGTGTAAGGAAAAATAGTAATAAGTAA
- a CDS encoding MFS transporter translates to MKIKTFTSNFYHLILSRSTRNIADSFYLIALSIGLVQVYQIDAAKLSLFTLLGLLPNVTSIFYGPFLNRIKNDKKWLMIFQISQLVVIVGIILCLNYQFAVLWMYSLNFIFNLLTTLLNTMQMKITPATLDNDSELIDKSVDIQYKTSNVLDIISNFIASSLLAFISYLVLLQLSIPFFIGAIYFMFRVKLDTRATSQFSKEHEKEKLRLLESVEAFRESKFASLIIFIEAFLSGGTDLLLTLVPLYLLQEKIPIGYLGVVLAVQRGADLLGALLAPRIRIRPRHFFCIDYTISGLCLLFVFIIPYPLVKLLLFFIAFVVIGVSGNIFEKMIYAEYDNNKVALIYTASSSLYAIFGILFLLIPSFYQNITVLGISINIMTFGIGVYLLIKSGVLVKGELS, encoded by the coding sequence ATGAAAATTAAAACATTTACGAGTAATTTTTATCATTTAATTTTAAGTCGTTCAACGAGAAATATAGCGGATAGTTTTTATTTGATTGCTCTTTCTATTGGTTTGGTACAGGTATATCAAATAGACGCTGCGAAATTGTCTTTATTTACTTTACTTGGTCTGCTTCCTAATGTGACCTCGATTTTCTATGGTCCTTTTTTAAATCGCATAAAGAATGACAAAAAATGGTTAATGATTTTCCAAATATCGCAATTAGTTGTAATTGTGGGAATTATTTTGTGTCTTAACTATCAATTTGCTGTTCTTTGGATGTATAGTTTGAATTTCATTTTTAATTTGCTGACAACGTTATTAAATACCATGCAAATGAAAATTACTCCTGCAACTTTGGATAATGATAGCGAGCTGATTGATAAATCTGTTGATATTCAATACAAAACGTCAAATGTGCTAGATATTATTAGTAATTTCATAGCTTCCTCTTTGTTGGCTTTTATTTCGTATCTAGTCCTTTTGCAACTTAGTATTCCATTTTTTATAGGAGCTATCTATTTTATGTTTCGAGTTAAACTTGACACTAGGGCGACAAGTCAATTTTCTAAGGAGCATGAGAAAGAAAAACTTCGTCTATTAGAATCGGTAGAGGCGTTTAGAGAGTCAAAATTTGCTTCGCTTATTATTTTCATCGAGGCTTTTTTGAGTGGGGGTACGGATTTACTGTTGACTCTTGTTCCTTTATATTTACTGCAGGAGAAAATTCCTATTGGGTATTTAGGTGTTGTGCTTGCTGTGCAACGTGGAGCAGATTTGCTTGGAGCACTTTTAGCACCACGTATCAGAATACGTCCTAGACATTTTTTCTGCATTGACTATACCATATCTGGACTGTGCTTGTTATTTGTATTCATTATTCCTTATCCATTGGTGAAATTACTGCTATTTTTTATCGCATTTGTTGTGATTGGAGTATCTGGAAATATATTTGAAAAAATGATTTATGCGGAATATGACAATAATAAAGTTGCTTTAATTTACACTGCTAGTTCTAGTTTATACGCTATCTTTGGTATTTTATTTTTGTTAATTCCAAGTTTTTATCAAAATATAACGGTTTTAGGAATTTCGATTAATATAATGACATTCGGTATCGGTGTTTATTTATTGATAAAAAGTGGCGTTTTGGTGAAGGGTGAATTATCGTAG
- a CDS encoding epoxyqueuosine reductase QueH has translation MIDLEEILSKMNPNQKINYDRVMQQMAKRWMQEEIRPRILVHVCCAPCSTYTLEYLTQYADLTVYFANSNIHPKEEYYRRAYVVQKFVSDFNEKTGNNVQFIEAPYDPSEYFQKVHGFEEEPEGGERCRVCFDYRLDKAAKMAVELGFDYFASALTISPHKNSQVINSVGIEVQKVYATKYLPSDFKKNNGYRRSVEMCEEYDIYRQCYCGCVFAAKMQGIDFTQIKKEAKEFMVGKDGEKEFPHIRFTFEGKEI, from the coding sequence GTGATTGATTTAGAAGAGATTTTATCCAAAATGAATCCCAATCAGAAAATCAACTATGACCGTGTCATGCAACAAATGGCAAAACGGTGGATGCAAGAAGAGATTCGACCACGTATTCTTGTTCATGTTTGCTGCGCACCTTGTTCAACTTATACCTTGGAATATTTGACGCAATATGCTGATTTGACGGTTTATTTTGCCAATTCAAACATTCATCCCAAGGAAGAATATTACCGCAGAGCTTATGTCGTTCAAAAATTTGTATCGGATTTTAATGAAAAAACAGGCAATAACGTTCAATTTATTGAAGCGCCTTACGACCCGTCGGAGTATTTTCAAAAAGTTCATGGTTTTGAGGAGGAACCTGAGGGTGGCGAGCGTTGCCGTGTTTGCTTTGATTACCGTTTAGATAAGGCAGCAAAGATGGCTGTTGAGCTTGGCTTTGATTATTTTGCCAGTGCCTTGACCATTAGTCCGCACAAAAATTCACAGGTTATTAATAGCGTGGGAATCGAAGTCCAAAAAGTTTATGCAACCAAGTACCTACCAAGCGATTTCAAGAAAAATAATGGCTACCGCCGTTCAGTAGAAATGTGCGAGGAATATGACATCTATCGTCAATGTTATTGTGGCTGTGTTTTTGCCGCTAAAATGCAGGGCATTGACTTCACCCAAATCAAAAAAGAAGCCAAAGAATTTATGGTCGGAAAAGACGGCGAAAAAGAATTCCCACACATCCGCTTTACCTTCGAAGGAAAAGAAATTTAA
- a CDS encoding NAD(P)H-dependent glycerol-3-phosphate dehydrogenase, whose amino-acid sequence MTRQKVAVLGPGSWGTALAQVLNDNGHDVCLWGNIPDQIEELNTKHTNTRYFKDITISENIKATLDLKEALTDVDAILFVVPTKVTRLVAKQVAETLDHKAVIMHASKGLEPGTHERLSTILEEEIPAELRSEIVVVSGPSHAEETIVRDITLITAASKDHESAKYVQELFSNNYFRLYTNTDVVGVETAGALKNIIAVGAGALHGLGYGDNAKAAVITRGLAEITRLGVKMGANPLTYSGLSGVGDLIVTGTSVHSRNWRAGDALGRGEKLEDIEKNMGMVIEGISTTKVAYELAKELDVYMPITSAIYKVIYEGGDVRESILGMMSNDFRSENEWH is encoded by the coding sequence ATGACAAGACAAAAAGTTGCTGTCTTAGGGCCTGGTTCATGGGGAACGGCTCTTGCGCAAGTATTAAATGACAACGGACATGACGTTTGTCTTTGGGGAAATATCCCAGACCAAATTGAAGAATTAAATACAAAACACACAAACACTCGCTACTTCAAAGATATTACAATCTCTGAAAATATCAAAGCGACACTCGATTTAAAAGAAGCACTCACAGACGTTGATGCTATTTTATTTGTTGTACCGACCAAGGTAACACGCTTGGTCGCAAAACAAGTAGCTGAAACACTTGACCACAAAGCTGTTATCATGCACGCTTCTAAAGGACTTGAACCTGGCACACACGAACGTCTTTCTACTATTTTAGAAGAAGAAATTCCTGCTGAATTGCGTTCTGAAATCGTTGTTGTCTCTGGACCAAGCCACGCTGAGGAAACAATTGTTCGCGATATTACATTGATTACAGCTGCTTCAAAAGACCACGAATCTGCTAAATACGTTCAAGAACTCTTTAGCAACAATTATTTCCGACTTTACACTAATACTGATGTTGTCGGTGTTGAAACAGCTGGTGCCCTTAAAAATATCATTGCTGTTGGTGCTGGTGCCCTCCACGGTCTTGGATACGGTGATAATGCCAAGGCGGCTGTTATCACACGTGGACTTGCTGAAATCACTCGTCTTGGGGTTAAAATGGGAGCTAATCCACTAACTTATAGCGGACTTTCTGGTGTCGGTGACCTTATCGTGACAGGAACATCTGTTCATTCTCGTAACTGGCGAGCTGGCGACGCACTTGGACGTGGTGAAAAACTCGAAGATATCGAAAAAAATATGGGTATGGTTATTGAGGGTATTTCAACCACTAAAGTTGCTTATGAACTTGCTAAAGAATTAGATGTTTACATGCCAATCACTAGCGCTATCTACAAAGTCATCTATGAAGGTGGCGACGTCCGTGAAAGTATCTTAGGTATGATGTCAAATGATTTCCGTTCTGAAAATGAATGGCACTAA